A window from Primulina eburnea isolate SZY01 chromosome 2, ASM2296580v1, whole genome shotgun sequence encodes these proteins:
- the LOC140823138 gene encoding double-stranded RNA-binding protein 2-like, translated as MYKNQLQELAQRSCFNLPSYTCIREGPDHAPRFKAIVNFNGDAFESPHYCSTLRQAEHSAAEAALISLCSTGPSHSLAARILDESGVYKNLLQKIAQRVGSPLPQYTTFRSGLGHLPIFTGTAELAGIIFTGEPAKNKKQAEKNAAFAAWMSLKQLAQQEGSSTYQEHENNDEQEQIRIARALQRYRLKENLKSTTTSMPFQKKYYTSTPRPSSPQSRTVSTSKILPLFSNKTAPQIRQPSPTKKNSHPPEVQTMHMPKLPAVGASPYVPFRQQCRPLYRGIAPPVTIRTSVPVFSAPAPVAARPAQVMQPRPMQIAPPVCIRQAVPVFAAPTSLKADSEETIDQNTCEADESTVVKCLEQLEM; from the exons ATGTACAAGAACCAGTTGCAGGAGCTGGCGCAGAGGAGCTGCTTCAACCTGCCTTCATACACCTGCATAAGGGAGGGTCCAGACCACGCGCCGCGCTTCAAGGCTATCGTTAACTTCAACGGCGACGCCTTCGAGAGCCCTCACTACTGCTCCACTCTCCGGCAGGCCGAGCACTCCGCGGCGGAGGCGGCGCTCATCTCGCTCTGCTCCACCGGCCCCTCTCACTCCCTCGCTGCCCGAATCCTC GATGAATCGGGAGTTTACAAAAACCTGTTGCAGAAGATAGCACAAAGAGTTGGATCTCCTCTGCCTCAGTACACGACTTTCAGATCAGGTTTAGGACATCTACCCATATTTACGGGAACCGCGGAACTAGCTGGGATCATTTTTACTGGAGAACCCGCCAAGAACAAGAAACAAGCTGAAAAGAATGCTGCATTTGCTGCTTGGATGTCCTTGAAACAAC TGGCTCAGCAAGAGGGTAGTTCGACATATCAAGAACACGAAAACAATGATGAACAAGAACAGATCAGAATCGCACGGGCATTGCAGAGGTACCGGTTGAAAGAAAACTTGAAAAGCACCACCACCTCCATGCCATTCCAGAAGAAATATTATACTTCCACCCCTCGACCCTCGAGCCCACAGAGTCGTACCGTGTCCACATCCAAAATCCTGCCCTTGTTTTCCAATAAAACCGCCCCTCAGATCAGGCAACCCTCGCCTACAAAAAAAAACAGCCATCCACCAGAAGTTCAGACAATGCATATGCCGAAGCTCCCTGCTGTTGGCGCGTCGCCTTATGTCCCTTTTAGACAACAATGCAGGCCGCTTTATCGTGGAATTGCTCCACCAGTTACAATAAGAACCTCAGTTCCAGTTTTCTCCGCACCAGCACCAGTTGCTGCTCGACCGGCTCAGGTGATGCAACCCCGACCCATGCAAATCGCCCCACCAGTCTGTATCAGGCAGGCTGTTCCAGTTTTTGCAGCTCCAACCAGCTTAAAAGCTGATTCTGAGGAAACTATCGACCAGAACACGTGTGAAGCGGATGAATCCACCGTTGTCAAGTGCCTTGAACAACTCGAGATGTGA